In a genomic window of Sulfurihydrogenibium sp.:
- a CDS encoding ATP-binding protein: MFEKEILESILEPITVLDFSGKILYSNQEFENYRSILGRRLNKLLSDIINLKYVKEGIPVKNLYKEIDEYKFLIDIFPYENDKVILLLRDITRFYKLEEESKREGTLYAFSKMLSELFHDMKGPITGIKAAAQYLKDNPGETELLDDILYEIKRIEEFINQIAYLNKPEKLNLSKENIHKLIDNVIVKFSKIYPDVEFVRKYDPSLPEIKIDKNQILNVIENLIKNALEAINFKGKVEVETGISFDEIYSPKRNKISIKIKDSGQGIPEDMLDKLFIPFYTTKEFGTGVGLARSYKIVKQHKGILRYIGNSTFEIILPIE; this comes from the coding sequence ATGTTTGAAAAAGAAATTTTAGAAAGTATCTTAGAGCCGATAACAGTTTTAGATTTTAGCGGAAAGATTTTATACTCAAATCAAGAGTTTGAAAACTATCGGTCTATTCTTGGCAGAAGGCTAAATAAGCTTTTATCAGATATTATCAACTTAAAGTATGTAAAAGAAGGTATCCCGGTTAAAAATCTATATAAAGAGATAGATGAGTACAAATTTTTGATCGACATCTTTCCATACGAAAATGATAAAGTCATACTATTGTTAAGAGATATCACAAGATTTTACAAGCTTGAAGAAGAATCAAAAAGAGAAGGAACTTTATACGCTTTTTCTAAAATGCTTTCAGAACTTTTCCATGATATGAAAGGACCCATTACCGGAATAAAAGCAGCAGCCCAATATCTAAAAGACAATCCGGGAGAAACAGAGCTATTAGATGATATACTGTATGAAATAAAAAGAATTGAAGAGTTTATAAATCAAATAGCATACTTAAACAAACCGGAAAAGTTAAACCTCTCAAAAGAAAACATACATAAGCTGATAGATAATGTAATAGTAAAATTCAGCAAAATTTATCCAGACGTTGAGTTTGTGAGAAAATACGACCCAAGTTTACCGGAAATAAAAATAGATAAAAATCAAATACTAAATGTTATAGAAAATCTTATAAAAAATGCTCTTGAAGCTATCAATTTTAAAGGAAAGGTAGAAGTAGAGACTGGAATTTCTTTTGATGAGATTTACTCACCAAAAAGGAATAAAATATCTATAAAGATAAAAGACTCAGGTCAAGGGATTCCTGAAGACATGTTAGATAAACTTTTTATTCCATTTTATACAACAAAAGAGTTTGGAACAGGTGTTGGACTTGCAAGGTCATACAAAATTGTAAAACAGCATAAAGGTATACTAAGATATATAGGCAATTCAACCTTTGAAATAATCTTACCCATTGAGTGA